The genomic DNA TTCTTGCCGCGTTGTTAGTGGACCAATTTGATAACAATGTTTTAGTATATATTGCCCTTAGAGTCTTGGTCAATACTTTATTGTTTCCGTTCTTTTATATATATATCACTAGAAAATATAGTGAAGTTTCATATAAAACAGACAGGGAGATTGCTTAACAATGAATAACGAAGTGTTGATGAGAGAAAACGGATTTAAAAAAACAAATCTGATTTTCATTGTATTAATGTCTTTCATTACTTTCGGTATATATATATGTTATTGGTTTTTAAGCCGTAAAGATTCATTTACAAAACTGCAGTCCAAAGATTGGATTCCGTATAAATGGTGGATATTTTTCTTTGTTTTCACCATAATTTCTTTTCTTTACTCTTTTATGGGGAGCTTGGTGTTTACCGACTATGGTGTTGCTATATTAGACAGTTATGAAGTGATTATTACGTTTTATTTTTTAGGCTGTCTTTATTATTCTGTATTTCGTGCCAGAGAGATGATAGAAAATCAATTAAATGAAAGTATTTTTAAACCTTGGCTGCTCGTTATTTTTCATATTTGGTATCTTCAATACAAACTAAATAAGCTAGGAGAAAAGTAGGGGATCATGACATGTTTAGAAATAAAGAAATCAATAATGAAAAAGGCTCTGTCAGCATTGAATTTCTCGGTATTCTTCCGTTTTACTTCATGTTTTTCCTGCTGCTCTGGCAGGTGGTGGCATCAGGGTACGCGGTATTTACTGCCAAAACAGCGGTCAATAATGCGGCAAAAACGTATGCAGCCACTAATCAGTTAAGTCAAGCGATCGATTCTGCCAAGGAAACTCTCGGCAGCAGTAACGTTATAACGTATAAAGACCTTGTCCCCACGGATTTAGGAAACGGAAAGTTTAAATTAGTCTTGTATACAGAGCACTCTCTTACGTTTATTCCAAAACAATGGAGAGAAAAAGCATCTTTGGAATTGGAGCAAGAAGCCATTGGCAAGGTGCTGGTGCCAGTGCCATGAAATATGTTCAAAATGAAAAAGGTAATGCTACATTTTATCTGCTCTGGCTGCTGGGCATAGTGGCGATCATTTTTGTACTTACCATTAATATTGTCAAAGTATACGTAGTGAAGGAACATGCCAATCTTGCTGTTGAACAGGCGGCATTGGCCGGTACAGCTGTTTTGTTAGAGAAAACGAAGGAAGCCGTTGAGGCATTTGATACTAGCATTGATCCACAATCACTAGCTCAAAAGGGAATAGATGGTAATAGTATCGGGAAGCTAATTGAGAAAAAGAAAAAGGAGTACATGGACAATGGAGCAGATGAAGCAGATGCTTATATAAAAGCAGCGAATGAGATATTGCCAAAAAGATTGAGTATATACCCACTTTTGAAAAATAAATTCACTGAACGCTTCGGCAGTTCCGCCTCTGAAATTCCGGATAAAGTTCGTTCGACCGTACAAGACATTATTAATGAAAATAAGGCAAATTCAGAGGATACAGAAATAGAGTTCTCACAAGAAAAATGGCGCCTCGAAATAAAATCTACCGCAACATTTGAATCCATTTCCGATCAT from Bacillus methanolicus MGA3 includes the following:
- a CDS encoding TadE/TadG family type IV pilus assembly protein; the protein is MFRNKEINNEKGSVSIEFLGILPFYFMFFLLLWQVVASGYAVFTAKTAVNNAAKTYAATNQLSQAIDSAKETLGSSNVITYKDLVPTDLGNGKFKLVLYTEHSLTFIPKQWREKASLELEQEAIGKVLVPVP